Proteins encoded by one window of Thalassoroseus pseudoceratinae:
- a CDS encoding GNAT family N-acetyltransferase, with product MSAMILRAMNEADQSEVADLIYISINHWYQTHGAPAIFQGGPDVARVFYDVYNDLTPGCNVVAVHPNTGRIMGSCFYHPREHHLSLGIMTVHPNYFGMGVGGKLLRHIIEYADSHNYSAIRLTQSALNVDSFSLYNKAGFVPRYSYQDMFLNVPETGLASSVPGADRVRPATLTDVPQMAAVEMAVSGISREMDYRYCIENQREMWVSFVIEADDGTLDGFLIASDHPGSNMLGPCVARNEAAAVALIHAGFNAFPGRCPVCVIPMDQQVLVRQMYGWGAKNCEMHFCQVLGEFQPFRGVNIPAFLPETA from the coding sequence ATGAGCGCGATGATATTGCGAGCGATGAACGAAGCGGATCAATCGGAAGTTGCCGACCTGATCTACATTTCGATCAACCACTGGTATCAAACACACGGAGCCCCGGCAATTTTTCAAGGGGGTCCCGATGTCGCACGGGTGTTCTACGATGTTTACAACGATTTGACGCCAGGTTGCAATGTGGTCGCGGTTCACCCGAATACCGGGCGGATTATGGGCTCGTGTTTCTATCACCCGCGAGAGCATCACCTCAGCCTCGGCATCATGACGGTTCACCCCAACTACTTTGGGATGGGCGTAGGTGGGAAACTGTTGCGACATATCATCGAGTATGCCGACTCACACAACTACTCCGCGATCCGATTGACGCAGTCGGCATTGAATGTCGATTCTTTTTCGCTCTACAACAAAGCTGGTTTTGTACCCCGGTATAGCTATCAGGATATGTTCCTGAACGTCCCGGAAACCGGTCTCGCTTCGTCCGTGCCGGGAGCGGATCGTGTGCGACCTGCGACGCTGACCGACGTTCCGCAGATGGCTGCTGTCGAGATGGCAGTCAGCGGGATTTCCCGAGAAATGGATTACCGGTACTGCATCGAAAACCAACGTGAAATGTGGGTCTCCTTTGTCATTGAGGCGGACGACGGTACACTCGATGGCTTTCTCATCGCCAGCGATCACCCTGGCAGCAATATGCTCGGCCCGTGTGTCGCGCGAAATGAAGCTGCGGCGGTCGCGTTGATTCACGCGGGTTTCAACGCGTTTCCCGGACGTTGTCCAGTGTGCGTGATCCCGATGGACCAGCAGGTGCTCGTCCGGCAAATGTACGGTTGGGGTGCAAAGAACTGCGAGATGCACTTCTGCCAAGTTCTAGGCGAATTCCAACCGTTTCGCGGGGTCAATATTCCGGCGTTCCTGCCGGAAACGGCTTAA
- a CDS encoding dihydrodipicolinate synthase family protein, producing the protein MRETPVTPEFLANSVIAVPPLARDANSKICSSENQKIIRHLESGGVSTLLYGGNAILYHVALSEYTGLLEMLQENAGETTMVIPSVGPAYGLMMDQARILREFSFPTAMILPQRDLCTPDGLATAVRNFVDVFGRPAVLYIKHDNWIDVPTVAKLMNDGCLSWIKYAIVRDDPTNDDFLEELCQEVTPAQIVSGIGEQPAIAHLQSFGLGSFTSGCVCVAPRLSMTMLEALKAGRLPEAEQIREQFAELEGLRNSINPIRVLHRALSLAGIAETGPITPLLSELPPETISEVESAARKLLGLEQS; encoded by the coding sequence ATGCGTGAAACACCTGTAACTCCCGAATTTCTCGCCAATTCTGTCATCGCGGTTCCGCCATTGGCTCGTGATGCCAATTCCAAGATTTGCTCGTCTGAAAACCAGAAGATTATCCGTCATTTGGAGTCCGGCGGTGTCTCCACATTGCTCTACGGTGGAAACGCGATTCTCTACCATGTTGCGCTCAGCGAATACACGGGTCTTTTGGAAATGCTCCAAGAGAACGCAGGCGAAACGACCATGGTGATTCCTTCCGTCGGGCCCGCATATGGTCTGATGATGGATCAGGCCCGCATCTTGCGAGAGTTTTCGTTCCCGACAGCCATGATTCTCCCGCAACGAGACTTGTGCACTCCCGACGGACTAGCAACTGCCGTTCGAAATTTTGTCGACGTTTTTGGACGACCGGCCGTTCTCTACATCAAACACGACAACTGGATCGATGTGCCAACGGTCGCCAAATTGATGAACGATGGTTGTCTTTCGTGGATCAAATATGCCATCGTCCGCGACGACCCGACCAACGATGATTTCCTAGAGGAATTGTGTCAGGAGGTTACGCCGGCTCAAATCGTGAGTGGAATCGGCGAACAACCTGCGATCGCGCACTTGCAATCATTCGGGTTGGGCAGCTTCACGTCCGGATGTGTTTGTGTCGCACCGCGACTTTCGATGACCATGCTTGAAGCCCTTAAGGCAGGGCGTCTGCCCGAAGCGGAACAAATTCGCGAACAGTTTGCGGAACTCGAAGGGCTACGAAACTCTATCAATCCGATTCGCGTGCTGCACCGAGCGTTGTCATTGGCCGGAATTGCTGAGACTGGCCCGATCACCCCGCTACTCAGTGAATTGCCACCGGAGACCATTTCCGAAGTCGAATCCGCGGCGAGAAAACTCTTGGGACTCGAACAATCATGA
- the hflC gene encoding protease modulator HflC, with product MRSPKVLVTGGIAAFVALILVMSSAFVVNERELAVILQFGKHVRSITEPGLYWKMPFTQEVRRLPSTLQFWQSADDIVDLPTADGKKIEVTAWALWKITDPKPFVEVLRTVEQGELAVRDRVRATIRDEITRHQLSEVVRSTDRELTYSLRFELPDSQLLNVDEADGNEAAITNPAQPGADERVTIGREQIVQKIKDNVSRRLQGEEEGEINRGIELVDVGISNIGFVPTVREMAFERLKAFMESIAAGYYNAGVQRKQEILNATNAEVEKILGEGEREAQKTRGKVDAELITKYANAIEETGDLYNFEKTLEVYKKALNGQSRLILTTDSELFRLLKSVHDVDPPPPSTPDVAEDNAEDAADAVTD from the coding sequence ATGAGGAGTCCCAAAGTTCTCGTCACCGGTGGCATCGCGGCGTTTGTTGCGTTGATTCTTGTGATGTCCTCGGCCTTTGTGGTCAATGAGCGTGAATTGGCTGTGATTTTGCAGTTCGGGAAACACGTTCGCAGCATCACCGAACCGGGCTTGTACTGGAAAATGCCATTCACGCAGGAAGTTCGACGGTTACCTAGCACGTTACAGTTTTGGCAAAGTGCTGACGACATCGTTGATCTTCCGACTGCTGACGGTAAGAAAATCGAAGTGACGGCTTGGGCTCTTTGGAAAATCACTGATCCGAAGCCGTTTGTCGAAGTCTTGCGAACTGTCGAACAAGGGGAGCTTGCCGTTCGCGACCGTGTTCGGGCAACGATTCGCGATGAGATTACTCGGCATCAACTGTCCGAAGTAGTCCGGAGCACGGATCGCGAACTAACGTATTCTCTGCGGTTTGAACTACCGGACTCTCAGCTTCTGAATGTCGATGAAGCCGACGGCAACGAAGCGGCGATTACAAACCCGGCTCAACCAGGAGCAGACGAGCGTGTTACTATCGGTCGCGAGCAGATCGTTCAGAAGATCAAAGACAACGTCAGTCGTCGATTGCAGGGTGAGGAGGAAGGCGAGATCAACCGCGGAATCGAGTTGGTCGATGTGGGCATCTCCAACATCGGCTTCGTACCGACTGTCCGCGAAATGGCCTTCGAGCGTCTGAAGGCATTCATGGAATCCATTGCAGCCGGTTACTACAACGCCGGGGTTCAACGCAAACAGGAGATTCTCAACGCCACCAACGCCGAGGTAGAGAAAATCCTTGGGGAAGGTGAACGCGAGGCCCAGAAAACTCGCGGGAAGGTCGATGCGGAACTGATTACCAAGTACGCCAACGCAATTGAAGAAACCGGCGACCTCTACAACTTTGAGAAAACTCTCGAAGTCTACAAGAAGGCACTCAACGGCCAAAGCCGGTTGATCCTGACGACTGACAGCGAATTGTTTCGACTGCTGAAATCAGTGCACGATGTCGATCCGCCCCCACCAAGTACACCGGACGTTGCCGAAGACAACGCGGAAGATGCTGCCGATGCTGTGACGGACTAA
- the hflK gene encoding FtsH protease activity modulator HflK — protein sequence MEYQDDWQEHARRLAGPTLIVFVVLCLAFFGSQCFYTVQENEKAVVLRFGTYHSTKDPGFHTALPFIDEVLKVNVTEERRIRLPIGGTSERMANMSEEETLMLTGDLNAASVEWTVQWKIKDPEKVLFRFAPPPGMDEDAYLERVVTMASRTVMNRLVGDYSIDEVLTEKRSEIRVAAREATQKILNRYECGVAITDLQMQRVRPPAKVRPAFDAVNSAIQEQDKLEKEANQERNKLIPAAQAERDKKMREAEGYASRRRSEVEGEIEALRAKYAAYSQAPNVTRKRMYLDAMEEVLEDVNEKIILDSDLKQVVPLLPLREGGVR from the coding sequence ATGGAATATCAAGACGATTGGCAGGAACATGCCCGCCGGCTTGCCGGGCCGACACTGATCGTGTTCGTTGTGCTATGCCTGGCGTTTTTCGGCTCGCAGTGTTTTTACACCGTACAAGAAAATGAAAAAGCCGTTGTGTTGCGGTTCGGTACGTATCATTCGACGAAAGATCCCGGCTTTCATACCGCCTTGCCGTTCATCGACGAGGTTCTGAAAGTCAATGTCACCGAGGAACGACGGATTCGCCTTCCCATCGGAGGGACTTCGGAACGCATGGCGAATATGTCTGAAGAAGAAACCTTGATGCTCACCGGCGATCTCAACGCGGCGTCAGTTGAGTGGACGGTGCAATGGAAGATCAAAGACCCGGAAAAAGTTCTGTTCCGTTTCGCTCCGCCTCCTGGCATGGACGAAGATGCCTATCTTGAGAGAGTCGTTACGATGGCGTCTCGAACAGTGATGAATCGTTTGGTCGGCGACTATTCCATCGACGAAGTCCTGACGGAAAAGCGTTCAGAAATCCGTGTTGCGGCACGCGAAGCCACGCAAAAGATTCTCAATCGATATGAATGCGGCGTGGCCATTACCGATTTGCAAATGCAGCGGGTTCGGCCTCCCGCGAAGGTTCGTCCGGCATTCGACGCCGTCAACTCCGCCATTCAGGAGCAAGACAAACTGGAGAAGGAAGCCAACCAAGAGCGCAACAAACTCATCCCGGCTGCTCAAGCCGAGCGTGATAAGAAGATGCGGGAAGCCGAGGGTTATGCGTCTCGTCGGCGATCGGAAGTCGAGGGGGAAATCGAAGCCCTCCGAGCCAAATACGCCGCTTATAGTCAAGCTCCCAATGTGACGCGAAAACGCATGTACCTCGATGCGATGGAGGAAGTTCTGGAAGACGTCAACGAAAAGATCATCTTGGATAGCGATCTCAAGCAGGTCGTTCCGCTGTTGCCACTACGTGAAGGAGGTGTCCGATGA
- the dcd gene encoding dCTP deaminase — protein MILSGLEIRKRLGTDIQIDPFREEQLNPNSYNLRLHNELMVYDEEVLDMKRPNRHRRLTIPEDGYVMQPHVLHLGRTIERTETHNFVPMLEGRSSIGRLGLFVHVTAGFGDVGFCGYWTLEMFAVQPIRIYPNVPICQIFYHTIEGEFTEYRSGKYQDNRDIQPSLLFHEWDESNQDQTPNESD, from the coding sequence GTGATTTTAAGCGGGCTGGAGATTCGAAAACGGTTGGGAACCGACATTCAGATTGATCCGTTCCGCGAGGAGCAACTCAATCCGAATAGCTACAACTTGCGATTGCACAACGAACTGATGGTCTATGACGAAGAGGTTCTCGATATGAAGCGGCCGAATCGGCATCGTCGTTTGACCATTCCCGAAGATGGCTACGTGATGCAACCCCATGTCTTGCATTTGGGCAGGACGATCGAACGCACCGAAACCCATAACTTCGTGCCCATGCTCGAGGGGCGTTCATCAATCGGCCGACTGGGGCTGTTCGTGCACGTGACCGCGGGGTTTGGCGACGTCGGTTTCTGCGGGTATTGGACACTCGAAATGTTTGCGGTTCAACCAATTCGCATCTATCCGAACGTCCCGATTTGCCAGATCTTCTATCACACGATCGAGGGCGAATTCACGGAATATCGAAGCGGCAAGTACCAAGACAATCGTGACATCCAACCGAGCCTTTTATTCCACGAGTGGGATGAAAGCAATCAAGACCAAACTCCCAACGAGAGCGACTAG